The following are encoded together in the Bacteroidota bacterium genome:
- a CDS encoding peptidylprolyl isomerase produces the protein MNNNKEINLKEGMYAKIQTNKGDILLELEFKKTPMTVANFVGLAEGTIKNNSFGAGQAFYDGLKFHRVIANFMIQGGDPQGTGAGGPGYSFEDEFADDLKHTGPGILSMANAGPATNGSQFFITHVATPWLDGKHTVFGHVIDGQEVVNAVQQGDVMEHVSIIRIGKDAENFKAAEVFEYEKTHVAEKNAKREAELKKKADEAIAKMSKGAKTTPSGLKYVIKKQGKGATAKAGQTITCHYTLTLPDGRKLDSSLDRNEPFKFQVGTGQVIPGWDEGMMLLNPGTEAILIIPPALGYGAQGAQGVVPPNATLIFDVKIISIE, from the coding sequence ATGAACAACAATAAAGAAATAAACCTCAAAGAAGGTATGTATGCAAAGATTCAGACAAACAAAGGAGACATTTTGCTGGAGCTTGAATTTAAGAAAACTCCTATGACTGTTGCCAACTTTGTAGGATTAGCCGAAGGCACTATCAAAAACAATAGTTTTGGAGCCGGTCAGGCTTTCTATGACGGTCTAAAATTCCACCGTGTTATAGCCAATTTCATGATTCAAGGTGGCGATCCACAAGGAACAGGTGCGGGTGGACCCGGATATAGTTTTGAAGATGAATTTGCAGATGACTTAAAACATACCGGACCCGGAATCCTCTCCATGGCAAATGCAGGTCCTGCCACGAACGGTAGCCAATTTTTTATTACACACGTTGCTACTCCTTGGTTAGACGGAAAACACACTGTTTTTGGGCATGTTATAGACGGACAAGAAGTTGTAAATGCTGTTCAACAAGGGGATGTAATGGAACATGTTTCTATTATCAGAATAGGCAAAGATGCTGAGAACTTCAAAGCTGCCGAAGTGTTTGAATATGAAAAAACCCATGTAGCCGAAAAAAATGCAAAGCGTGAAGCAGAGCTCAAAAAGAAAGCAGACGAAGCTATTGCTAAAATGTCTAAAGGTGCAAAAACAACTCCAAGCGGTTTGAAATATGTAATCAAAAAACAAGGCAAAGGCGCAACTGCAAAAGCCGGACAAACTATTACTTGTCATTATACACTTACCCTACCGGACGGAAGAAAACTTGATTCTTCACTCGACAGAAATGAGCCATTCAAATTCCAAGTGGGTACAGGTCAAGTAATACCAGGTTGGGACGAAGGCATGATGCTTCTAAACCCCGGTACAGAAGCTATTCTCATTATTCCTCCTGCTTTAGGTTATGGAGCACAAGGAGCACAAGGAGTTGTCCCTCCCAATGCCACACTTATTTTTGATGTGAAAATTATCAGTATCGAATAA
- a CDS encoding nucleoside deaminase — translation MENILSDEYFMEIALKEAQKAFDDDEVPIGAVIVHENKIIGKGYNQTEKLKDITAHAEMIAITAASGYIGSKYLEECTMYVTLEPCVMCMGALKASRITKVVFGASEPKTGFSVFLPSQFANKINIVGNIKQQECALLMQDFFKNKR, via the coding sequence ATGGAAAACATCTTATCGGATGAATACTTCATGGAGATAGCACTCAAGGAAGCTCAAAAAGCTTTTGATGATGATGAGGTTCCCATTGGAGCGGTCATTGTTCATGAAAATAAGATAATAGGAAAGGGCTATAATCAAACCGAAAAGCTCAAAGACATTACGGCTCATGCGGAAATGATTGCCATTACGGCTGCTTCCGGTTATATAGGCAGTAAATATTTGGAAGAATGTACCATGTATGTTACGCTCGAACCGTGTGTGATGTGTATGGGTGCGCTGAAAGCCTCACGTATTACTAAAGTTGTATTTGGAGCATCTGAGCCTAAAACCGGATTTTCTGTTTTCCTGCCTTCTCAATTTGCAAATAAGATTAATATTGTAGGGAACATTAAACAGCAAGAATGTGCTTTACTAATGCAAGATTTTTTTAAAAATAAAAGGTAA
- a CDS encoding NAD(P)/FAD-dependent oxidoreductase has translation MNLPPLKGKQKRVLIVGAGFAGLKLAKRLPIDLFQVILIDKNNYHQFQPLLYQVATSGLEPSNICFPLRKVFQKKWNVYMRFTRVTGVNQANKTITTEIGEIPYDYLVLAYGAVTNFFNNSIIEQNAYSMKSVSEALLLRNTLLQNYEKALNASTAVEKDQLLNVVIVGGGPTGVELAGAISEMRNKILPKDYTEINFQDMKVYLIEASPKLLGAMSEKSGNTVQTYLEKLGVTVMKGIAVKDFDGKKVELSDGNSLHSNTLIWAAGVKGSIIQGLQDELYSKSLRLIVDEFNAVKGTEGIYAIGDIAQMETEQYPKGHPQVAQVALQQADNLARNMVNSLTAKQMLAFEYQDKGSLATVGRNKAVADLKKLKLNGFIAWFVWMAVHLLSIIGVKNKFFIVINWVWQYFTYDPSLRLIIKAKDKKQ, from the coding sequence ATGAACTTACCTCCATTAAAAGGCAAACAAAAACGAGTATTGATTGTGGGAGCAGGATTTGCAGGATTGAAGTTAGCAAAACGACTCCCGATAGACTTATTTCAAGTCATTTTAATAGATAAAAACAACTATCATCAATTTCAACCTTTGCTGTATCAAGTTGCAACATCGGGACTTGAGCCAAGTAATATTTGCTTTCCACTTAGAAAAGTTTTTCAGAAAAAATGGAATGTTTATATGCGCTTTACGCGAGTAACAGGTGTAAATCAAGCAAACAAAACCATTACAACGGAAATTGGAGAGATTCCCTACGATTATTTGGTTTTGGCGTATGGTGCAGTTACCAATTTTTTTAATAATTCAATCATAGAACAAAATGCATATTCAATGAAATCGGTGTCAGAAGCTTTGTTGCTCAGAAACACACTTTTGCAGAATTATGAAAAAGCATTGAATGCTTCTACTGCTGTGGAGAAAGATCAGTTATTGAATGTTGTGATTGTGGGGGGAGGTCCCACGGGCGTGGAATTAGCAGGGGCAATCTCCGAAATGAGAAATAAAATCCTGCCAAAGGATTATACAGAGATTAATTTTCAAGATATGAAAGTGTATCTCATCGAAGCAAGTCCTAAGTTGCTGGGAGCCATGTCAGAGAAGTCAGGTAACACTGTACAAACATATTTAGAAAAGTTAGGAGTTACAGTGATGAAAGGTATTGCAGTGAAAGACTTTGACGGGAAAAAAGTTGAATTGAGTGATGGGAATTCATTGCACAGCAATACATTGATTTGGGCGGCAGGAGTTAAAGGGAGTATAATACAAGGCTTGCAGGATGAGTTATACTCTAAGAGTTTGAGATTGATAGTAGATGAGTTTAATGCAGTAAAGGGAACAGAAGGTATCTATGCCATAGGTGATATCGCCCAAATGGAAACCGAACAATATCCAAAAGGACATCCACAGGTAGCACAAGTAGCACTGCAACAAGCAGACAATCTTGCCCGCAACATGGTGAATTCGCTTACTGCCAAACAAATGCTTGCATTTGAATATCAGGACAAAGGAAGTCTCGCCACTGTCGGCAGAAATAAAGCAGTTGCGGATTTGAAGAAATTAAAATTAAATGGATTTATCGCTTGGTTTGTATGGATGGCAGTGCACCTTTTATCCATCATTGGTGTTAAAAATAAATTTTTTATTGTGATAAATTGGGTTTGGCAATATTTCACCTATGACCCATCTTTGCGTCTAATTATCAAAGCTAAAGACAAGAAGCAGTAA
- a CDS encoding HD domain-containing protein: protein MVLKNKRKIVNDPVYGFLTLPSDLIFDLVEHPYFQRLRRIKQLGLADLVYPGATHTRFHHALGALQLMCRALDVLKQKGNEITDEEYEATCAAILLHDIGHGPFSHALEYILVKDLHHERISTLMMEKMNEEFDGKLSLCIKIFKDKYPKKYLHQLISSQLDMDRLDYLSRDSFYTGVSEGVVSADRIINMLNVKDNQLVIEEKGIYSIEKFIIARRLMYWQVYLHKAVVSADILLKQVLLRARTLANEGNVIYATPALQTFLYNKPNEKKFEDEIEVWLERFVLLDDAELDVSIKQWQFDSDKILSFLAKCYVNRHLPKIEISTHPFSEKELLDKQSEAIHKFKIDSQSVSYFIQTGILENNAYMQDSPESIKIIRKNGAVVDVTEVSDNYNLSALQKTVRKYYLCYLR from the coding sequence ATGGTTTTAAAAAATAAAAGAAAAATTGTCAATGACCCGGTCTATGGTTTTTTGACTTTGCCTTCTGATTTAATTTTTGATTTGGTTGAACATCCGTATTTCCAAAGGCTTAGAAGAATTAAACAACTGGGGCTTGCGGATTTGGTTTATCCCGGAGCAACTCATACAAGGTTTCATCACGCATTGGGTGCTTTGCAACTCATGTGCAGGGCATTGGATGTACTCAAACAAAAAGGTAATGAAATTACGGATGAAGAATACGAAGCTACTTGTGCCGCCATTTTATTGCATGATATTGGTCATGGACCTTTCTCACATGCTTTGGAATATATTTTAGTTAAAGACCTTCACCACGAACGCATCTCAACTTTGATGATGGAAAAAATGAATGAGGAATTTGATGGCAAATTATCTCTCTGCATCAAGATTTTTAAGGATAAATATCCCAAAAAGTATCTTCATCAACTTATCTCCAGCCAATTAGACATGGATAGACTTGATTATTTGAGCAGGGATAGTTTTTATACCGGTGTGAGCGAAGGTGTTGTGAGTGCAGATAGAATCATCAATATGCTCAATGTGAAAGACAATCAGTTGGTGATAGAAGAAAAGGGAATTTACAGTATAGAAAAATTCATCATTGCTCGCAGACTCATGTATTGGCAAGTTTACTTACACAAGGCAGTTGTATCTGCGGATATTCTCTTAAAGCAAGTGTTGTTGAGGGCGCGGACGCTGGCAAATGAAGGGAATGTTATCTATGCTACTCCGGCTTTACAAACATTTCTATATAACAAACCTAACGAGAAAAAGTTTGAAGACGAAATTGAAGTTTGGCTTGAACGATTTGTCTTGCTTGATGATGCAGAGTTGGATGTGAGTATCAAACAGTGGCAATTTGACTCGGATAAAATTTTATCTTTCCTTGCAAAGTGCTATGTTAACAGACACTTACCTAAGATTGAAATTTCTACTCATCCATTTTCAGAGAAAGAATTATTAGACAAACAATCTGAAGCAATTCATAAATTCAAAATAGATTCCCAATCGGTATCCTATTTTATTCAAACCGGCATTTTAGAAAACAATGCATATATGCAAGACAGTCCGGAGTCTATTAAAATTATCAGGAAGAATGGGGCAGTGGTGGATGTAACTGAAGTATCCGATAATTACAACTTGTCTGCTTTGCAAAAAACAGTCAGAAAATACTATTTGTGTTATTTGCGCTAA
- a CDS encoding acyl transferase, protein MYPDLNDILNAKLSDNHDFNRVALTLFLWQYEHNKVYQQYVNLIGVNPHKINHYAQIPCLPVEFFKEHKIVSGQFESACTFTSSRTSGQGYSTHYVKSIDDYLTTTELCFQPFLGDYRKYCHLALLPSYLEREGSSLIAMMQHFIDNSQYTQSGFYLNEFEELEKLLLTNEDDGIPTVLWGVTFALLDFAEVFQGKLSKTVIIETGGMKGRRKELTRAELYAVLKQKLGVSNIASEYGMTEMMSQCYSKAEGLFHCPPHVRVLGRELNDPFEIAEFGRNKAVNVIDLANVHSCAFLALSDLCNIHQDGSFEILGRVDMSEVRGCNLMVR, encoded by the coding sequence ATGTATCCCGACTTAAACGACATTCTGAATGCAAAACTAAGCGATAATCACGATTTTAACCGAGTTGCACTTACTTTATTTCTCTGGCAGTACGAGCATAATAAGGTGTATCAACAATATGTCAATTTGATAGGAGTAAATCCTCATAAAATCAACCATTATGCGCAAATCCCATGTTTGCCTGTTGAGTTTTTCAAAGAACATAAAATCGTTTCAGGTCAATTTGAGTCTGCATGCACGTTTACCAGCAGTCGAACAAGCGGACAAGGCTATAGCACGCACTATGTCAAGAGCATAGACGATTACCTCACAACGACCGAATTGTGTTTTCAGCCTTTTTTGGGAGATTATAGAAAATATTGTCATTTAGCCTTGCTGCCATCTTATTTAGAACGTGAGGGTTCATCGTTAATAGCTATGATGCAACATTTTATTGACAATTCACAATATACCCAAAGTGGTTTTTATTTGAATGAATTTGAGGAATTGGAAAAGTTGCTGCTAACCAATGAGGATGATGGTATTCCTACTGTCTTGTGGGGTGTAACCTTTGCTCTGCTTGATTTTGCAGAAGTGTTTCAAGGAAAATTATCAAAGACTGTCATCATAGAAACCGGAGGAATGAAAGGGCGCAGAAAAGAACTAACAAGAGCTGAACTATATGCAGTCTTGAAGCAAAAATTAGGAGTTAGCAACATTGCATCCGAATATGGCATGACCGAAATGATGAGCCAGTGTTACAGCAAAGCCGAAGGATTGTTTCACTGTCCGCCCCATGTAAGAGTGCTGGGCAGGGAATTGAACGACCCTTTTGAGATTGCGGAATTTGGACGAAATAAAGCTGTCAATGTAATTGACTTGGCAAATGTACATTCATGTGCATTCTTGGCTTTATCGGATTTATGCAATATACATCAGGATGGCTCGTTTGAGATTCTTGGCAGGGTTGATATGAGCGAAGTAAGGGGGTGTAATCTTATGGTCAGATAG
- a CDS encoding PDDEXK nuclease domain-containing protein, with protein sequence MDEQFSDIIQLIKQSRTNALKSVNAELINLYWNVGEYISKRVESAEWGQSVVKELAEHIQRNEPEIKGFSDKNLWRMKQFYEAYKEFPKLSALLREISWTNNLTIIGRTKSEEEREFYLRLTIQEKYSSRELDRQINSSVFERVMIGNANLSTVPREFNTDMTKAFKDSYVFEFLNLSQLHNESDLQKGLVKQMKNFVLELGKDFIFIDEEFRVQVGNRDFYIDLLFYHRDLQCLVAFELKADEFQPEHLGQLNFYLEALDRDVKKKNENPSIGILLCKGKDSEVVEYALSRSLSPTMVSEYQTQLPDKKLLQQKLHELFESNE encoded by the coding sequence ATGGACGAACAGTTTTCGGACATCATACAACTCATTAAGCAATCACGGACAAATGCCTTGAAATCTGTTAATGCCGAACTGATAAATCTTTATTGGAATGTAGGCGAATACATAAGCAAAAGGGTTGAAAGTGCAGAATGGGGGCAGTCGGTTGTAAAAGAATTGGCAGAACACATACAACGCAACGAGCCTGAAATAAAAGGTTTTTCAGATAAAAATCTTTGGCGAATGAAGCAATTTTATGAAGCCTACAAAGAGTTTCCAAAACTCTCGGCACTGCTGAGAGAAATCAGTTGGACGAACAACCTCACAATTATAGGCAGGACAAAATCGGAAGAAGAAAGGGAGTTTTATTTACGTCTTACCATTCAGGAAAAATATAGTTCACGAGAATTGGACAGACAAATAAACAGTTCTGTTTTTGAACGAGTTATGATAGGCAACGCAAATCTTTCGACAGTGCCGAGAGAATTTAATACCGACATGACAAAGGCATTCAAAGATAGTTATGTATTTGAGTTTCTGAACCTATCACAACTACATAACGAAAGTGATTTGCAAAAAGGATTAGTAAAGCAGATGAAGAACTTTGTCCTTGAATTGGGCAAAGATTTTATTTTCATTGATGAAGAATTTAGGGTACAGGTAGGTAACAGAGATTTTTACATAGACTTGTTATTTTATCATCGGGACTTACAATGTTTGGTAGCCTTTGAATTAAAAGCAGACGAATTTCAACCCGAACATTTGGGGCAGTTAAATTTCTATTTGGAAGCATTGGACAGGGACGTAAAAAAGAAAAACGAAAATCCAAGCATTGGCATATTGCTTTGCAAAGGAAAAGACAGTGAAGTGGTTGAATATGCATTGAGCCGCAGCCTTTCGCCTACAATGGTTTCCGAATACCAAACACAACTGCCAGACAAAAAATTGTTACAACAAAAATTGCACGAACTGTTTGAAAGCAATGAATAG
- a CDS encoding carboxypeptidase-like regulatory domain-containing protein codes for MISLFRSILLLFVFAGWLHFSAYSQNHKDSVKQNKYIQFTGIVVTSDSIKPIPFVHIIVKDKPYGDYSDFSGKFSFVAEKGDTVFFSHIQYKRAFFVIPDTLSDYKYHIIESLTSDTVYLNGVVVSPVPNRNTFDQFFLTANIPQDKMDIAKKNLEREAFKDAAFKMGMDEKENYQAYIRYQNQKQYYQGTMPSITLMNPFAWAQFFEAWNRGDFKSHKPSSDSKKTEKKQGKKNDEQK; via the coding sequence ATGATTTCACTATTCAGAAGTATCTTACTTTTATTTGTTTTTGCCGGTTGGCTCCATTTCTCCGCTTACTCTCAAAACCACAAAGATTCAGTAAAACAAAACAAATACATACAATTTACAGGTATTGTTGTTACATCAGACAGTATCAAACCCATTCCTTTTGTACATATCATTGTCAAAGACAAACCTTATGGAGATTACAGCGATTTCTCGGGCAAGTTTTCCTTTGTTGCTGAAAAAGGAGATACAGTTTTCTTTTCTCACATTCAATACAAACGAGCATTCTTTGTTATTCCCGACACCCTTAGCGATTATAAATATCATATTATTGAATCACTAACTTCGGACACTGTGTATTTGAACGGTGTTGTCGTGAGTCCTGTTCCCAACCGCAATACTTTTGATCAATTTTTCCTGACCGCAAACATTCCACAAGATAAAATGGATATTGCCAAAAAAAATCTTGAACGAGAGGCATTTAAAGACGCTGCTTTTAAAATGGGAATGGATGAAAAAGAAAATTATCAAGCCTATATCCGCTACCAGAATCAGAAACAATATTACCAAGGCACTATGCCTTCCATCACATTAATGAATCCATTTGCTTGGGCACAATTCTTTGAAGCATGGAACAGAGGTGATTTCAAAAGTCATAAACCCTCTTCGGATTCCAAGAAAACAGAGAAAAAGCAAGGCAAGAAAAATGACGAACAAAAGTAA
- a CDS encoding S8 family peptidase, with the protein MKLNTIRLYTLHLLTFLLILPNLHAQVRLSNESKDFFQKIVKDYIFIESSGNTISQELQDEYKCFFTMNGIWYINLQGLVNTEFDEQALINQGIIISSKMGKVISIKAPLQTVKQIETLPGIDYLELPADFQPFLDRAVGDVRADSVHLGIDLPKAYSGKDVIIGIIDWGFDYTHPIFYDTSLSRYRIIAAWDQYKNSGPAPAKYGYGTVRFGQDELLAAGSDTAYGSIYETHGTHVAGIAGSGGAGIQLFGMAYDCDFLLVQPDWKKSTFLDCVDWLHEMAKERGKRLVINMSFGSYHMATLDTFGIYHQVIKEYTNKGVVLVASAGNNGNSKMHIRKTFHGDEMTTQINFYPLNTSFPNYWGQYVLAWGEPDKSFECALDIYNGNTRIYTGNYFNSNDNINFEDNIKLFGNSMYFKVQTEKSYPLNHKPKMSFTIRKTNDTWKIVLRSKAENGTVHYWNIIQTTGSTSNTGLNFLSSQPGWEKGNDSFAVSDPASTPYVISVAAHIAEYRSGNNTTPGAIADFSSHGPTIDNLPKPNISAPGYQVLSSISTYTTQPYTLVKTVDFKSKTYPFARLSGTSMSGPCVTGVVALLLEANPELSPAQIMSILMKTAYQDSKTGELIPPFGNNIWGIGKTDAYAGIKLSLSTQGIIYKYGKKLLYPNPVDGILFYEGTKYDELYEVIVSDILGKTVFEGKIGAQQPINISNLLDGLYIVRILDGEWSTRKIIVTNHH; encoded by the coding sequence GTGAAATTAAATACAATACGCCTATACACTCTACATTTACTCACCTTTCTCCTCATACTGCCTAATCTTCATGCACAAGTCCGACTGAGCAATGAGAGTAAGGATTTCTTTCAAAAAATTGTCAAAGATTACATTTTCATAGAATCTTCCGGCAATACTATCTCACAAGAGTTGCAAGATGAATACAAATGCTTTTTTACGATGAACGGTATTTGGTATATTAATTTGCAAGGTTTGGTCAATACTGAATTTGATGAACAAGCACTTATTAATCAAGGTATTATTATTTCATCAAAAATGGGAAAAGTAATCAGTATAAAGGCTCCTTTACAAACAGTCAAACAAATAGAAACTCTGCCCGGTATAGATTATCTTGAATTGCCTGCTGATTTTCAACCTTTTTTGGATAGGGCTGTGGGAGATGTTCGAGCAGATTCCGTTCATCTGGGAATAGATTTACCAAAAGCTTATTCGGGAAAAGATGTCATTATCGGCATTATAGACTGGGGCTTTGACTATACACACCCTATTTTTTATGATACTTCGCTCAGCCGTTACCGCATTATTGCAGCTTGGGATCAATATAAAAACTCAGGACCCGCACCAGCTAAATATGGTTACGGCACGGTACGATTTGGACAAGACGAATTGCTGGCTGCCGGTTCGGACACCGCTTATGGAAGTATATATGAAACGCATGGAACGCACGTTGCAGGTATTGCAGGTAGCGGAGGTGCAGGCATTCAACTGTTTGGAATGGCTTATGACTGCGATTTTCTGTTGGTACAACCCGATTGGAAGAAAAGTACTTTTTTAGATTGTGTGGATTGGCTACATGAAATGGCTAAAGAAAGAGGTAAGCGACTGGTAATCAACATGAGTTTTGGCAGTTATCACATGGCTACACTGGATACTTTTGGTATTTATCACCAAGTAATTAAAGAATACACTAATAAAGGTGTAGTGCTTGTGGCTTCAGCGGGGAACAATGGCAACAGCAAAATGCATATTCGCAAAACCTTTCACGGTGACGAAATGACAACACAAATCAATTTCTACCCTTTGAATACTTCATTCCCCAACTATTGGGGACAATATGTCTTAGCTTGGGGCGAACCCGATAAATCATTTGAATGTGCATTGGATATTTACAATGGTAATACGAGAATCTATACCGGCAATTATTTCAATTCAAACGACAATATAAACTTTGAAGACAATATCAAACTTTTTGGGAACTCCATGTATTTCAAAGTGCAAACGGAAAAATCTTACCCTTTGAATCATAAACCCAAAATGAGTTTCACCATTCGCAAAACCAATGATACATGGAAAATCGTACTGCGTTCGAAAGCCGAAAATGGTACCGTTCACTATTGGAATATTATTCAAACTACCGGCAGCACAAGCAATACAGGACTAAATTTTCTATCTTCTCAGCCCGGATGGGAAAAGGGTAATGATTCCTTTGCGGTGAGTGACCCCGCCAGCACTCCTTATGTTATTTCGGTTGCTGCACATATAGCAGAGTATAGATCCGGCAATAACACAACGCCCGGTGCTATTGCAGATTTCAGCAGTCACGGACCTACGATAGACAATCTACCCAAGCCCAATATCAGTGCACCCGGTTATCAAGTACTATCTTCCATTTCTACCTATACCACACAGCCTTACACCTTGGTCAAAACCGTTGATTTTAAAAGCAAAACATATCCCTTTGCACGCTTGAGCGGAACCTCTATGTCGGGACCATGCGTTACAGGGGTTGTTGCATTATTATTGGAAGCCAATCCCGAATTATCACCTGCACAGATTATGTCGATCCTCATGAAAACTGCCTATCAAGACAGTAAAACAGGTGAATTAATTCCTCCATTCGGAAATAATATTTGGGGTATAGGTAAAACAGACGCGTATGCCGGAATCAAATTATCATTAAGCACCCAAGGAATTATTTATAAATATGGCAAAAAACTGCTCTATCCCAATCCGGTAGATGGAATACTTTTCTATGAAGGTACAAAATACGATGAACTGTACGAAGTCATAGTATCTGACATTTTAGGCAAAACAGTATTTGAAGGAAAAATTGGCGCTCAGCAACCCATCAATATTTCCAATTTGTTAGACGGACTTTATATAGTTCGAATATTGGACGGAGAATGGTCAACCCGGAAAATTATTGTTACGAATCACCATTAA
- the ruvX gene encoding Holliday junction resolvase RuvX, which produces MSGRILAIDYGLKRVGIAVTDPLKIIANPLTTVDNPKLFDFLKEYFQKETVELIVVGEPFSESGAIQEMQIEVKQFANKLKQIFPNMPIAFEDERYTSRMAQQSMIAFGVKKSKRKDKKMLDSMSAALILQSYLEKNS; this is translated from the coding sequence ATGAGCGGAAGAATCCTTGCCATAGATTACGGATTAAAAAGAGTTGGAATTGCAGTTACCGACCCGCTCAAAATTATTGCAAACCCATTGACAACTGTTGACAATCCCAAACTTTTTGATTTTCTGAAAGAATATTTCCAGAAGGAAACTGTGGAACTCATTGTAGTCGGAGAACCGTTCAGCGAATCAGGTGCTATACAAGAGATGCAAATCGAAGTGAAACAATTTGCCAACAAGCTCAAACAAATCTTCCCTAATATGCCTATTGCTTTCGAAGACGAACGCTACACATCGCGTATGGCTCAGCAAAGTATGATTGCATTTGGAGTCAAAAAGTCAAAAAGAAAAGACAAAAAGATGTTGGATAGCATGAGTGCCGCCCTAATTTTGCAGTCCTATTTAGAAAAAAATTCATGA
- the def gene encoding peptide deformylase yields the protein MILPVYTYGHDVLRKKGSEIPQDYPELKTLIDNMFETMYSANGVGLAAPQIGLSVRLFVIDTTKWEEADKDERIKQSFINAQILEEWDEPWKFEEGCLSIPGIRENVSRNAKIRIQYQDENFKTYEKEFKGVAARVIQHEYDHIEGILFTDKINPLRKKLLQNKLKDMSRGKVRADYPIKPSRKK from the coding sequence ATGATTTTACCTGTTTACACATACGGACACGATGTTTTGAGAAAAAAAGGAAGTGAAATTCCGCAAGATTATCCTGAGCTAAAAACATTGATAGACAATATGTTTGAAACCATGTATTCTGCCAATGGCGTGGGTCTGGCTGCTCCACAGATTGGGTTGTCCGTAAGACTTTTTGTGATAGATACAACCAAATGGGAAGAAGCCGATAAAGACGAAAGGATTAAGCAATCGTTTATCAACGCACAAATTCTGGAAGAATGGGACGAACCTTGGAAGTTTGAAGAAGGGTGTTTGAGCATACCTGGTATTCGTGAGAATGTAAGTCGTAATGCAAAAATCAGAATTCAGTATCAGGATGAAAATTTCAAAACATACGAAAAAGAGTTCAAAGGCGTTGCTGCACGTGTGATTCAACACGAATATGACCATATAGAAGGAATTTTGTTTACCGATAAAATCAATCCGCTTAGAAAAAAACTCCTCCAAAACAAGCTCAAAGACATGAGCCGAGGCAAAGTACGCGCAGACTACCCTATCAAACCCTCCCGCAAAAAATAA
- a CDS encoding geranylgeranylglycerol-phosphate geranylgeranyltransferase, with amino-acid sequence MLARLQLIRPLNLLFIVLGQIALLIHLITDTEFVQSFYLIFSTLLSAAAGYVINDIFDRKTDAINRPKRPLVSGKISLTHALVFYFTLLFCSLLIAYLAQIQGLVFIVLIINIALFLYAWYVKRTAIIGNLLVSACVGSVFVLCNILIDEPSPIASGLGVFATAATFLRENYKSIEDIKGDKEAGYRTLPVLLGIERSMWFTGILSILFGSILLYRFNLPIATGISSFTWAIITLSGGAFFIGIGIYSLLKPNIDTAHKGSLSSKIMMSFITLMIFAL; translated from the coding sequence ATGCTTGCACGACTGCAACTGATCAGACCGCTCAACCTGCTGTTTATTGTTTTGGGTCAAATCGCACTGTTGATTCATTTGATTACTGACACTGAGTTTGTACAAAGTTTCTATTTAATTTTCAGCACTCTGCTTAGTGCTGCTGCGGGCTATGTAATCAATGATATTTTTGACCGCAAGACGGACGCAATCAATCGTCCCAAACGTCCCCTTGTTTCCGGCAAAATCTCATTGACTCATGCACTCGTATTTTATTTCACACTGCTTTTTTGTTCATTACTCATTGCCTACTTAGCACAAATACAAGGATTGGTATTCATTGTTCTTATCATCAACATTGCTTTGTTTCTATATGCTTGGTATGTCAAAAGAACAGCCATAATCGGCAATCTTCTTGTAAGCGCTTGTGTGGGCAGTGTTTTCGTGCTCTGCAATATTTTGATTGACGAACCCTCACCAATAGCATCAGGCTTGGGTGTGTTTGCAACGGCTGCTACATTTTTAAGAGAAAACTACAAAAGCATAGAAGATATAAAAGGAGATAAAGAAGCCGGGTACAGAACTCTTCCTGTTTTGCTGGGTATAGAACGTTCTATGTGGTTTACAGGCATCTTGAGTATTTTGTTTGGCAGCATTCTGCTCTACCGTTTCAATCTGCCCATTGCTACCGGTATTTCATCTTTTACATGGGCAATTATAACACTCAGCGGAGGTGCTTTTTTTATAGGTATAGGTATTTACAGTTTGTTAAAACCCAATATTGATACAGCACACAAAGGTTCTTTATCAAGCAAAATTATGATGTCCTTTATCACTCTGATGATTTTTGCTCTTTAG